In a genomic window of Suricata suricatta isolate VVHF042 chromosome 12, meerkat_22Aug2017_6uvM2_HiC, whole genome shotgun sequence:
- the SRSF6 gene encoding serine/arginine-rich splicing factor 6 → MPRVYIGRLSYNVREKDIQRFFSGYGRLLEIDLKNGYGFVEFEDSRDADDAVYELNGKELCGERVIVEHARGPRRDRDGYSYGSRSGGGGYSSRRTSGRDKYGPPVRTEFRLIVENLSSRCSWQDLKDFMRQAGEVTYADAHKERTNEGVIEFRSYSDMKRALDKLDGTEINGRNIRLIEDKPRTSHRRSYSGSRSRSRSRRRSRSRSRRSSRSRSRSISKSRSRSRSRSKGRSRSRSKGRKSRSKSKSKPKSDRGSRSRSRSRSKEYEKSRSRSRSRSRSPKENGKGDIKSKSRSRSQSRSNSPLPAPPSKARSVSPPPKRASRSRSRSRSKSRSRSRSSSRD, encoded by the exons ATGCCGCGCGTCTACATAGGACGCCTTAGCTACAACGTCCGAGAGAAGGACATCCAGCGCTTTTTCAGCGGCTATGGCCGTCTCCTCGAAATAGACCTCAAAAATGG GTACGGCTTCGTGGAGTTCGAGGACTCCCGCGACGCCGACGACGCCGTTTACGAGTTGAACGGCAAAGAGCTCTGCGGCGAGCGCGTGATCGTGGAGCATGCCCGGGGCCCGCGCCGCGATCGCGACGGCTACAGCTACGGAAGCCGCA GTGGTGGAGGTGGATACAGCAGTCGGAGAACTTCTGGCAGAGACAAATATGGACCACCTGTTCGTACAGAATTCAGGCTTATTGTAGAAAATCTTTCTAGTCGTTGCAGTTGGCAAGATTTAAAG GATTTCATGAGACAAGCAGGTGAAGTAACCTATGCGGATGCTCACAAAGAACGCACAAACGAAGGTGTGATTGAGTTTCGATCCTACTCTGACATGAAGCGTGCTTTGGATAAACTGGATGGTACAGAAATAAATGGCAGAAATATCAGGCTCATTGAGGATAAACCACGAACGAGCCATAGGCGGTCTTACTCTGGAAGCAGATCAAG gTCACGGTCTAGAAGAAGGTCACGGAGTAGGAGTCGCAGGAGCAGCCGCAGTAGATCTCGAAGCATCTCAAAAAGTCGCTCCAG ATCCAGGTCTCGGAGCAAAGGTCGATCACGTTCTCGATCAAAAGGCAGGAAATCCAGATCAAAAAGCAAATCTAAGCCCAAGTCTGATCGGGGCTCCCGTTCACGCTCTCGAAGCAGATCTAAGGAGTATGAGAAATCTCGAAGCAGGTCTCGTTCTCGATCTCGTTcccccaaagaaaatggaaaaggtgaTATAAAGTCAAAATCTAGATCAAGGAGCCAGTCTCGTTCAAATTCACCCCTACCTGCTCCACCCTCAAAGGCACGTTCTGTGTCCCCTCCACCAAAAAGAGCCTCAAGATCGCGTTCTAGATCTCGTTCAAAGTCAAGGTCACGGTCCAGATCGAGTTCCAGAGATTAA